TTATGGTTTTTTGGCTCGCATCCCCCGTCATGGATCCCTCGATGTTCCTGTTGATTCTTGGGGTGTTGGGTTTGTCTTTCGCAGTGGGTAAGATATTTGCGGCCATGGGCATTGGCCTGCTGGGCGGATACGTTATTCACCTGCTCCAACGCTCGGGCGTCTTCGCGGATCCCTTGCGTCCCGACGTCGGGGACGGGGGCTGCGCGGGCAATCAGATACGCCAACCGAACCAGGTGGTCTGGAAGTTCTGGCCGCATCCCGAGCGCAGGAGCAGATTTCTGAAAGAGAGCTACAAGAACGGACTGTTCCTCGGCAAGTGGCTGTTGCTGGCCTTCCTTCTGGAAAGCCTGATGCTTGCCTACATTCCCGCAGATATGGTGGTGGACCTTGTGGGCACGGACTCCTGGCTCTCGCAGGCCAGCGCCACGCTGATCGGCGTGCCGGCCTATCTCAATGGTTATGCGGCATTGCCGCTGGTGGGTGGCCTGGTGCAGCAGGGCATGGCCCCCGGCGCGGCCATGGCTTTTCTGGTGGCCGGCGGCATCACCAGCATCCCTGCGGCCATCGCGGTCTTTGCCCTGGCCCGCCTGCCGGTTTTCCTGGCCTACGTAGCCCTTGCGCTTTCGGGC
Above is a window of Lujinxingia vulgaris DNA encoding:
- a CDS encoding permease — encoded protein: MVFWLASPVMDPSMFLLILGVLGLSFAVGKIFAAMGIGLLGGYVIHLLQRSGVFADPLRPDVGDGGCAGNQIRQPNQVVWKFWPHPERRSRFLKESYKNGLFLGKWLLLAFLLESLMLAYIPADMVVDLVGTDSWLSQASATLIGVPAYLNGYAALPLVGGLVQQGMAPGAAMAFLVAGGITSIPAAIAVFALARLPVFLAYVALALSG